ATCCCGTCACCCACCACCAGGAAATCCCCAAGCTGGGGAAAATCCGCCGCCAGCCGGGCGGCTGCCGATTCATCCCGCTCAACAACCACAAGCCGCGCCCCTGGCAGGGAAAGCAGCCGCCTGATCGCCTGCCGGCCGAAACGGCCGCCGCCGATCACATGAAAAACATTGCCTGACTCTTTTCTTTCCATAGGCACAATCCAAAACCAAGAGAACCAAAGGGAACGTTGTTGATTTGTTGACTTATCGTCCTGTTGGGGCGATAGATTTTTACAATCCATCCCATAACTCAACAACTCAACAACGTCCCCAAACTAATTGTTTCGGTCGGCGATGTAATGGGCAATCTGCTGCAGGCGGCGGGACCGGTCGCCATAGGGGTTCAGCGACACCACCGCTTCAGCCACCAGTTCGGCCAGCAGGCGGCGGGATTCATCAAGGCCCAGCAGACTGACCGAGGTCAGTTTCTGCTTCTGCCGATCGGAGCCGGCATCCTTGCCCATCTGCTCACTGGTGGCAGTTTCGTCAAGGATATCATCGGCGATCTGAAATGCCAGACCGATTGCCTTGCCGTAGTTTTCCAGCCTGGACAAATCTTCTTGACCAGCCCCCCCCACCAGGCCGCCGGCAACCACCGAAAAGGTAATCAACTCCCCGGTTTTCCGGCGGTGGAGGTCAAACAGCAGCTCGGCAGAAACATCCTGGCGGCCTTCGCAAGCCAGATCTATGGCCTGGCCGGCCACCATGCCTTCAGAACCGGCCGCCCGGGACAGCCTGAACACCAGTTCGCAGCGAACCCGTTCATCAATACTGTCCATGGCCGCCACCAGGCCGAAAGCATCGGTAAGCAAAGCATCACCGGCCAGAATAGCAATCCCTTCCCCATATACCTTGTGATTGGTGGGCCGCCCACGCCGGAAGTTGTCGTCATCCATCGCCGGCAGGTCGTCATGAATCAAGGAGTACGTGTGGATCATTTCAACCGCCACTGCCAGCGGGAATACTTTTTCCACCTCGCGGCTAAACAGCTCGCAGGCCCCCATGGTCAGCACCGGCCGCAGCCGTTTGCCACCGGCCAGCAGACTGTAGGTCATCGCTTCTTTGAGGATTGCGGCGTTATCCGCCGCCGTCCCTGCCAAAGAGCACTGCTCTTTCAGGTAGTTTTCAAACAAACCGGCCTGCCGGCTGAGGTAGGAGGCAATCATACTCATGAAAAATCTTCCAATCTCTCACCCTGTTCGTCACTGACCAGAATCTGAACCTTCTTTTCCACCTCATCAAGCCGGCTGCTGCACTGGCGCACCAGGCTGATCCCCTGTTCGAAAAGCTTCAGGGATTGGTCCAGGGGGATATCCCCGGCTTCCAGCCTGGCGACGATATCTTCCAGTTTTTTCAGTGAAGCTTCAAAACTCGTTTTGGCCATCTAGCCCTCCCAGGACGGCTGCAGCAGCAGTCGACTTTTTTCAATGAATTCCAATGGATCAACAACAATGCCGTTCACTTTAATCCCCCAATGGAGATGGGGACCTGTCACCCGGCCGGTGCTGCCGAGACAGCCGATAATTTCCCCCTGCTGAACCAGATCACCGGCCTGCACGGCCATGGTATCCAGGTGCAGATAAAGGGAGAAAATATCCAGACCATGGTCAATGATCACCGCATTGCCGCTGTAATAAAGCCGGCCGGCCAGTGCCACCCGACCGGCGGCCGCGGCCGGCACCGGCGTTCCCTTCTGGCCCCGCAGATCAATACCGCCGTGGGGACTTTTCGCTATCCCATTGAGAATCCGCCGGCGGCCGAACGGGGTAATAATGGAACTTTCCAGCGGCGGCTTAAACGGCTCAGCAAACCGGAGCAGCGGCACCGATGAACTGTAGGCCGCCCGCAGCAGCTCTCTGTCCTGTTTGATCTGTGCCAGGTGCTGGGGTTTTTTCGGGCTCACCATCTCCGTCGGCAGAGTCAAACGTTCTTCACCGTACGCCCCCGCTCTGACCATCAAAGGAATATTGCTGGCCCTACCCTCGGAGCGGATAGTCAGATGCTGCCTGCCGGTCGGTGCCTGCAGGGGAACGGCACAGACAGCCTTATACTCCCGGCCGGCACCCATAACCTTGAATGTTGCATCAAACAAACACACTTCCTGCGGCACAAAGTCATCATCGGCGCAGCGGATAACCACCACCAGGGCCTGGCCCTGGAGCGGGGCAGCCGGTGCCAGAAAAACCTCCAATCCATCCTGCTGAACAACCACCGTTGGCAAAACATCTTCCCCGGCAACCACCCAGGCTGCAGGGAACAGGGACAGGATTGCCGCCCAAACCAGCAGAACAGCCAAGAAACACCCCAGCCGGGCAGCCGACCACCGGGGGCTGCTCATCTTCCCGCAGCTATTCTTCATCTGGAAAAACCTCACGGACGTCGCAATGCACTTTTCCCCGGGCAAAGGTTGTCTGCAGCCGGTCACCGGGCGCCACCATGGCGGCATCGGTGACAATCAGCCCTGCCGGAACAGTTTCAACCACCGCATACCCCCGTTGCAGAACGGCTAGAGGGTTGCAGGCTTCCAGTTTGCCGGCCAGCAGACCGACGGCATGCCGACACCGCTGCTGCTCCTGCCGCTGCACCCCCGACAGGCGACTTGCAAGAAGATCGAGCTGTCGCCGGTTCCGATCGAGGGCAATGCCAGGCGATGACAACGCCAGGGAACTTCTGGCGTGTTCGAGGCGCCGGCGCAGCAGATTTATACGACTGGTCATCGACGCGGTAAAACGGTAGGACAACTCATCCAATTGCTGACGAGACTGCTGGAACAGCACATCAGGCCGGGACAACCTGGCCGCCGACAGCTGCAGAAGGTGCCGATAACCGTCCAGTTGACGGCTGAACAGCTGCAGCAGACGTCGATCCAGAGATTCGAGCCTTTCGACGACCCGGGCCCGGCTGGCAATCACCAGTTCCGCCGCTGCCGAGGGGGTTGGTGCCCGTAGATCGGCAACAAAATCGGCAATGGTATAATCCGTTTCATGGCCAACCGCACTGATCAGGGGGATCTGCGAAGCAAAAATTGCCCGGGCCACCGCCTCTTCGTTGAACGGTGAGAGGTCCTCCCATGAGCCGCCGCCCCGGGCCAGAATAATGGCATCCACCTGACCGGCAAACTTTTCATTGCAGCGTCTGATTGCCTGGACAATTTCAGCGGCGGCAGCACTCCCTTGTACGGTCACCGGTAGAATCGTTACCGACAGGTTGGCAAAGCGGCGATGAACCACCTGGAGGATGTCCCGCACCGCCGCACCGGTTGCCGAGGTAATAACTGCCACCTGGCGGGGCAGTAGGGGAATGGGCTTCTTATGCTGCGGCGCAAAAAGCCCCTCGGCCTCCAGCTTGGCCTTCAGCTGCTCAAAAGCCCGGAGGAGACCGCCTATCCCCTTCAGATCCAGGCTTTCCACCATAATCTGATATTCTCCCCTGGGTCCATAGACGCTTATCCGCCCCAGGCAGAGCACATGATCTCCTTCAGTCGGAGAGAAAGCAAGGCTGCTATTCTGCCGGCGGAACATGACCGCCCTGATCTGGGAGGATTCATCCTTCAGGGTAAAATAAAAATGTCCTGAACGGGGCACCCGAAAGTTGGAGATCTCCCCCTCCACCCACAAGGAAGAGAAATTATCCTCTAAAATCAACTGGATATCACGATTCAGCTGGGAAACGGTATAGACATGCAGGTCATCCAACAATACTTTTTCTCCTGTGTTGTCCAATAGCATTCATCGCAGCAATTGTCAAAGACGGCCGCTGGCCGCGGATCATCCCCCTAAGTTTTTCAGAAAAATTAAATCTAGCTATTTTTCTTGAATAATTACTTAGGTTTTGCTATGGCTATCCGAATATTTATCTATAATGATGTGGTTTCTTGCGATAGAAATTTTTTCCATATCACCAACCCCGGAATGATGGTTGACTAAAACTGATGATATTAGACTACTTGCTAGGGATGTTTTCCAATGATCTTGCCATTGACCTGGGAACCGCCAACACCCTGGTCTATGTTAAGGGCAAAGGCATTGTCATTGATGAACCTTCAGTTGTCGCTGTGCAGAATTATGGCGGCGGCAACAAAAAAGTGCTGGCTGTGGGCAGCGAGGCCAAGCAGATGGTGGGACGGACACCGGGCCACATTGTTGCCATCCGACCGATGAAGGAAGGTGTTATTGCTGATTTTGAAGTTACTGAAGCAATGCTCCGCCACTTTATCACCAAAGTCCATAACCGCAAAACCCTGGTCAGACCACGCATCATTATCTGTGTACCGTCAGGCATAACCCCGGTTGAGCGGCGGGCCGTCAAGGAATCAGCTGAATCTGCCGGGGCCCGCGAGGTCTACCTGATTGAAGAACCGATGGCGGCCGGTATTGGCGCTGGTCTGCCGATCACCGAACCGTCAGGAAATATGGTTGTTGATATCGGCGGTGGCACCACCGAGGTGGCGGTCATTTCCCTGGCCGGGATTGTCTATGCCAAATCGGTGCGGGTTGGCGGCGACAAGATGGACGAGGCGATTATCCAGTATATCAAACGGAAATACAACCTCCTGATTGGTGAACGGACAGCGGAAAGCATCAAGATCACCATTGGCAGCGCCTCTCCCCTGGAAGAGCTGGAAGTCATGGAAATCAAGGGTCGCGACCTGGTGGCCGGAGTGCCGCAAACCATTGAGGTCAACGCCGATGAAATCCGGGAAGCCCTGACCGAACCGCTGAACGCTATCCTTGAAGCGGTACGGGTTGCCCTGGAGCGAACCCCCCCAGAGCTGGCTGCCGACATTGTCGACAAAGGAATTGTCCTTACCGGTGGCGGTGCCATGCTGCGCAATCTTGATGTCCTGGTGCGCGAAGAAACCGGCCTGCCGATCACCGTTATCGACGACCCCCTCACCTGCGTGGTCCGTGGCTCAGGCAAGGTTCTTGACGAGTTGGACTTGCTGCGTGAGGTAACGCTGCACGATTAATCAATGAACCCGTTTTACCCGGCGCCTGCGACGGCAGCAATGGCGAAATGAGGTATACGGAAAAGCATAACCCAGTGACATAGGCTGCAGTTTAACGAAAAGATGGTGTTTTGCCACAAAGCCATCAACATTGAAGGATAGTAACGTCAATGACCGCTTTCACCAGACGTCATCAACTGCTGCTCTACATCCTGGTGATCTTTCTGGTAACCACCTTTTTCCTGGGCCTGAAAACCAGGCAGTTCCAGTTGCTCGCTACCCTTGAAAAAGGGGTCATGATGGTTGCCTACCCTTTTCAGAAGGGCGCCGATCTGGCCATTGACACCTGCAATTCCATTATCGAGGGCTATGTCACCCTGGTTCACGTCAAGCAGGAAAACCGGGCGCTGAAAAATCGGATTGCCAACCTGGAAAGGCAGCTTATCGCCCGCCAGGAAGAACACCATCAGAATGAGCAGCTGCGCAAGCTGCTCGACTTTCAGGACACCCACCTGCTCCCGCCCCACATCACCATTGCCAACATTATCGGCCGCGATGCCGGTAATTTTTCGCAGCTGGTTTTTGTCGACCGCGGTTCCCGGGACCGGATCAAGAAGCACTCACCGGCATTAACCCACCGGGGTATTGTCGGCCGGGTGATCGCAGTTTCTCCCTTCTCCGCCAAGGTTATGCTGATTACCGACAACCATAGCTCCTGTGATGTCATGATTCAGCGAACCAGGGAGCGGGGCATCCTTCAGGGCGGCAACCAGGCATTATGCAAAATCAACTACCTGCTGCGCTCAGCTGATGTCCAGGTAGGCGATACGGTGATTACCTCGGGAATGGATAAGATTTTTCCCAAGGGGATGCCGGTAGGCACCGTTGTCTCGGTTCAGAAGGAGGAAAGCGGGCTGAGCCAGGAAATTATCGTTGAACCTTTTGCCAATCTGAATGGGCTGGAAGAGATTATTATTACCGCATCTCCGGAACCGGGTGGAGTCAATGACCAGTAAGCTGTCACTTCTTGGCTTCATCTATCTGCTGGCCGGACTTTTTTTCTGTGTTTTCCAGTCATCGGTTTTTCCCCGTCTGGGTTTCAGCAACATCTCTCCCGACCTTTCCTATGTTCTGGTTGTTTCCCTACCGGCGGCCTTCCCGGTTGCCGGCGGCGCACTGATTGCCGTGGCCCTGGGAATTTTGGCTGATACCTTTTCACTCGCCAGTTCCGGCTTTCATGCCATCGGTTTTCTCGTCCTTTTTTTCACTCTGGTCATCATGCGGCAGTCAATCTACTTTGACCGCCTTTCCTTCCAGGCATTGCTTGCCAGCCTGGGCTATCTGAGCATGTTTCTCCTGATGCACCTGCTGACTGACAATCAGACAGGGCAGCCAATCCAGCTTGGCAACGGCATCAGGACAGCCATAGCAACAGGAATTTTTGCCATACCTCTCCTCCATGTCATGCGCATGCTGGCCAGAACAGCCACCGGGTCCGGCACATTTTCCGCGTCTTCCTGAACGACCTCCTGATTCAGCCCCTTACCTGGCCCGGCAACTCCTGGCTGCAATGCTGAAACGGCCTTGGGCTCAAACTCTTCACTAGTGGAATCACCTGTCAATGTCAGTTATTGATTTAAAAGCCAAACAGGAGCAAATTGCCAAAAATGGCAAAATCGTTCTGCTGGTCCTGGCCCTGGCCGGCTGCATCCTGCTGATTCGCCTCTGGTATCTACAGATTATCAAAGGAGAACACTACAATCAGCTCTCGCAGAACAATCGCATCAGGGTACGACGGGTTCGCGCTCTGCGAGGCATCATCTACGACCGGAATAAAAACATTGTGGCGGATAATCACCCCGGCTTCAACCTCAGCATTATCCCGGAAAACATAGCTGACATCAAAGCTGTTGCTGCCGAACTGGGCAAACACTTGGCCACTTTGAATGAAGATAGAATCATCAAAGAGTTCAATGCGATTCCCTCCTACCTCAGGTATCGGCCATTGAAGATCAAGAACAACCTGACGCGTGATGAGCTTGCTCTGCTGGAAGCCCATAAAATCGATCTGCCGGGGATTCTGATTGAAGTGGAACCTATTCGCCACTATCCCTACGGCGAAGCATGCGCCCATCTGATCGGCTACCAGGGGTTTATCAATGAACAGGAGTTAGGTCAGCCTTCGTATGCCTCCTACTATGCCGACGACCTGGTCGGTCGGTCCGGCATAGAAGCCCAGTATGAGGAACTGCTGCGCGGCACTGACGGCGCCAGACAGGTGGAAGTCAATGCCATTGGCCGGGAACTGAACTCACGCATTATTATGCCGACTGAGGCGGGAAACAATATTATCCTGACCATCGACATTGATCTTCAGCAGTATCTCCATGAGCTGATGCAGGACAGCCCCGGCAGTGCGGTGGCCATAGACCCGCATAGCGGCGATATACTGGCCATGGTCAGCAGTCCTTCATTTTCCAACAACCTCTTTGCCACCCGGATCAGCCAAACTGACTGGGAGGCAATCAGCAACAATCCTCTGCGGCCGCTCCAGAACCGGGCCATCCAGGGGCAGTACCCTCCTGGCTCGACATTCAAACCAATCATCGCAGCCGCCGCCCTGGAGGACAACATAGTCACCCCAAAAACAAGATTCTTTTGCGGTGGTTCTTTTCAGCTTGGCAGCAGCACCTTCCGCTGCTGGAATAAATATGGCCATGGGGAGGTCAATGTAAGCCGGTCATTGAAAGAATCCTGTGATGTATATTATTATCAGATCGGCAACCAGCTGCCCATCGACCGGATCGCCCATTACTGTTCGCTGTTCGGTCTCGGCAAGAAAAGCGGCATCTCCTTGCCCCAGGAAAAAGCCGGGTTCATTCCCACATCATCATGGAAACTGGAACACTTTCATGAC
This window of the Candidatus Anaeroferrophillus wilburensis genome carries:
- a CDS encoding rod shape-determining protein — protein: MFSNDLAIDLGTANTLVYVKGKGIVIDEPSVVAVQNYGGGNKKVLAVGSEAKQMVGRTPGHIVAIRPMKEGVIADFEVTEAMLRHFITKVHNRKTLVRPRIIICVPSGITPVERRAVKESAESAGAREVYLIEEPMAAGIGAGLPITEPSGNMVVDIGGGTTEVAVISLAGIVYAKSVRVGGDKMDEAIIQYIKRKYNLLIGERTAESIKITIGSASPLEELEVMEIKGRDLVAGVPQTIEVNADEIREALTEPLNAILEAVRVALERTPPELAADIVDKGIVLTGGGAMLRNLDVLVREETGLPITVIDDPLTCVVRGSGKVLDELDLLREVTLHD
- the mreC gene encoding rod shape-determining protein MreC, whose translation is MTAFTRRHQLLLYILVIFLVTTFFLGLKTRQFQLLATLEKGVMMVAYPFQKGADLAIDTCNSIIEGYVTLVHVKQENRALKNRIANLERQLIARQEEHHQNEQLRKLLDFQDTHLLPPHITIANIIGRDAGNFSQLVFVDRGSRDRIKKHSPALTHRGIVGRVIAVSPFSAKVMLITDNHSSCDVMIQRTRERGILQGGNQALCKINYLLRSADVQVGDTVITSGMDKIFPKGMPVGTVVSVQKEESGLSQEIIVEPFANLNGLEEIIITASPEPGGVNDQ
- a CDS encoding polyprenyl synthetase family protein: MIASYLSRQAGLFENYLKEQCSLAGTAADNAAILKEAMTYSLLAGGKRLRPVLTMGACELFSREVEKVFPLAVAVEMIHTYSLIHDDLPAMDDDNFRRGRPTNHKVYGEGIAILAGDALLTDAFGLVAAMDSIDERVRCELVFRLSRAAGSEGMVAGQAIDLACEGRQDVSAELLFDLHRRKTGELITFSVVAGGLVGGAGQEDLSRLENYGKAIGLAFQIADDILDETATSEQMGKDAGSDRQKQKLTSVSLLGLDESRRLLAELVAEAVVSLNPYGDRSRRLQQIAHYIADRNN
- the mreD gene encoding rod shape-determining protein MreD, which codes for MTSKLSLLGFIYLLAGLFFCVFQSSVFPRLGFSNISPDLSYVLVVSLPAAFPVAGGALIAVALGILADTFSLASSGFHAIGFLVLFFTLVIMRQSIYFDRLSFQALLASLGYLSMFLLMHLLTDNQTGQPIQLGNGIRTAIATGIFAIPLLHVMRMLARTATGSGTFSASS
- a CDS encoding exodeoxyribonuclease VII large subunit produces the protein MLLDNTGEKVLLDDLHVYTVSQLNRDIQLILEDNFSSLWVEGEISNFRVPRSGHFYFTLKDESSQIRAVMFRRQNSSLAFSPTEGDHVLCLGRISVYGPRGEYQIMVESLDLKGIGGLLRAFEQLKAKLEAEGLFAPQHKKPIPLLPRQVAVITSATGAAVRDILQVVHRRFANLSVTILPVTVQGSAAAAEIVQAIRRCNEKFAGQVDAIILARGGGSWEDLSPFNEEAVARAIFASQIPLISAVGHETDYTIADFVADLRAPTPSAAAELVIASRARVVERLESLDRRLLQLFSRQLDGYRHLLQLSAARLSRPDVLFQQSRQQLDELSYRFTASMTSRINLLRRRLEHARSSLALSSPGIALDRNRRQLDLLASRLSGVQRQEQQRCRHAVGLLAGKLEACNPLAVLQRGYAVVETVPAGLIVTDAAMVAPGDRLQTTFARGKVHCDVREVFPDEE
- the mrdA gene encoding penicillin-binding protein 2, which encodes MSVIDLKAKQEQIAKNGKIVLLVLALAGCILLIRLWYLQIIKGEHYNQLSQNNRIRVRRVRALRGIIYDRNKNIVADNHPGFNLSIIPENIADIKAVAAELGKHLATLNEDRIIKEFNAIPSYLRYRPLKIKNNLTRDELALLEAHKIDLPGILIEVEPIRHYPYGEACAHLIGYQGFINEQELGQPSYASYYADDLVGRSGIEAQYEELLRGTDGARQVEVNAIGRELNSRIIMPTEAGNNIILTIDIDLQQYLHELMQDSPGSAVAIDPHSGDILAMVSSPSFSNNLFATRISQTDWEAISNNPLRPLQNRAIQGQYPPGSTFKPIIAAAALEDNIVTPKTRFFCGGSFQLGSSTFRCWNKYGHGEVNVSRSLKESCDVYYYQIGNQLPIDRIAHYCSLFGLGKKSGISLPQEKAGFIPTSSWKLEHFHDQWYRGETLSVAIGQGYILTTPLQMAAAYVPFANSGTYYQPRLVAEISNPQTQGKHSTDQESYRLPIAQNHFELIREALWKVVNEKHGTAYNQRITAAGLEMAGKTGTAQVVAQTLEEVEEGGEVPWQYRDHAWFVAFAPYRNPKIVISVLVEHGGHGGSTAAPIAQQAIIHYLQHSDL
- a CDS encoding M23 family metallopeptidase, with protein sequence MKNSCGKMSSPRWSAARLGCFLAVLLVWAAILSLFPAAWVVAGEDVLPTVVVQQDGLEVFLAPAAPLQGQALVVVIRCADDDFVPQEVCLFDATFKVMGAGREYKAVCAVPLQAPTGRQHLTIRSEGRASNIPLMVRAGAYGEERLTLPTEMVSPKKPQHLAQIKQDRELLRAAYSSSVPLLRFAEPFKPPLESSIITPFGRRRILNGIAKSPHGGIDLRGQKGTPVPAAAAGRVALAGRLYYSGNAVIIDHGLDIFSLYLHLDTMAVQAGDLVQQGEIIGCLGSTGRVTGPHLHWGIKVNGIVVDPLEFIEKSRLLLQPSWEG
- the xseB gene encoding exodeoxyribonuclease VII small subunit, with protein sequence MAKTSFEASLKKLEDIVARLEAGDIPLDQSLKLFEQGISLVRQCSSRLDEVEKKVQILVSDEQGERLEDFS